A DNA window from Flavisolibacter ginsenosidimutans contains the following coding sequences:
- a CDS encoding zinc-dependent alcohol dehydrogenase family protein: MSTTTDLARPKNNGSSSVKNTSIQMKALVYHGAGKKAWEEKQKPTLLDPTDAIVKISKTTICGTDLHILKGDVPEVTNGRILGHEGVGIIEEVGSAVTEFKSGDRVLISCITSCGKCEYCKKGMYSHCEKGGWILGHMIDGTQAEYVRIPFADNSLYHVPVGADEEALVMLSDILPTAYECGVLNGQIKPGDTVVIVGAGPIGLAVLITAQFYTPAAIIMVDVDNNRLAIAKTFGATHTINSNNENAMEKIMQLTEKRGVDVAVEAVGIPATFELCQSVIAAGGHIANVGVHGKSVSLHLETLWAKNITITTRLVDTVSTPLLLKTVTSKKVEPSKLITHRFALNDIVSAYETFGNATKETTLKVILTNA; encoded by the coding sequence ATGTCCACAACAACAGATCTTGCAAGGCCAAAGAACAATGGCTCGTCATCAGTAAAAAATACAAGTATTCAAATGAAAGCCCTAGTCTATCATGGTGCCGGTAAAAAAGCATGGGAAGAAAAACAAAAACCCACATTACTCGATCCTACCGACGCCATTGTGAAAATTTCTAAAACAACTATTTGCGGAACCGATTTACATATACTAAAAGGCGATGTGCCGGAAGTGACCAATGGCCGCATACTGGGTCACGAAGGTGTGGGCATTATCGAAGAAGTCGGCAGTGCGGTTACCGAATTTAAATCGGGAGATCGCGTTTTAATTTCCTGCATTACTTCCTGTGGCAAATGTGAGTATTGTAAAAAAGGAATGTATTCACACTGCGAAAAAGGCGGCTGGATACTCGGTCACATGATTGACGGCACCCAGGCTGAATACGTGCGAATACCGTTTGCCGACAACAGCCTTTATCACGTTCCTGTAGGCGCTGACGAAGAAGCGCTGGTCATGCTGAGTGATATACTTCCCACGGCTTATGAGTGCGGCGTTTTAAACGGCCAAATTAAACCAGGAGATACGGTGGTGATTGTAGGCGCAGGGCCTATTGGTTTGGCTGTATTGATTACCGCGCAATTTTATACGCCGGCGGCGATCATCATGGTCGATGTTGACAACAACCGGCTGGCGATTGCGAAGACTTTTGGAGCCACGCATACCATCAACAGTAACAACGAAAATGCGATGGAGAAAATAATGCAGCTTACCGAAAAACGTGGCGTTGATGTAGCGGTGGAAGCCGTGGGCATACCGGCCACCTTTGAACTTTGTCAGTCGGTTATTGCAGCAGGCGGTCACATTGCCAACGTGGGGGTTCACGGCAAATCGGTCAGTCTGCATTTGGAAACGCTTTGGGCGAAGAACATTACCATCACCACCCGGTTGGTTGATACGGTTTCTACTCCGTTGTTATTGAAAACAGTTACCTCAAAAAAAGTGGAACCGTCAAAATTAATTACCCACCGCTTTGCCTTGAACGACATAGTAAGTGCTTACGAAACCTTTGGCAATGCCACGAAAGAAACAACGCTGAAAGTGATTTTAACCAATGCCTAA